GTTCGTGCTCGCGTCGACTGCGCGCAGGGGATGCCTGCATTGCGCAGCGCGTCTTTCATCGCTGGCTTATCGCGACACAAAAAGGCCGTTTTTACCGACGTGCCGGGAATGGCTGTCGCCTCGCGCACTTTCGCCACCGGCATGATGTGTGCTTCGACAGTCGCCTCAATACGGTCAACCCATACTTTGCTTTGAATACCGCGCACAGCCTCGAGTAGAGATGGCTCATGTACAACTGATGCCACCTGCACATATTCGCTAAGCCAATGCTTAGTTTCAGCATCGAGGTACTCTCTTGGGCGTTCGCCAATACCAATGACGTTGGCGCCAGCGGCATGGAGCGCACGCACAAATTCGCGTTGATTGCTTGGAAAAGACGGCTCAATAAAAATGATGTTCATTTTAGTAACCTAAACAGCGACACGTAGCGCTCACCCTGTCGTTGCCAAGAAAAGTCTTGCTGCATGCCATTGCGCATGAGGCGCCGCCATAACTCGGTGCGCTCATACAGATCGAGCGTACGATTAAGCGCCCACGCCAACCCCGACTCGTCGTAGTGATCAAAAACAACGCCAGTGCCGGTGCCCGCCGAGGGATCGATTTGCACAACAGAGTCGGCCAATCCTCCGGTTCGTCTTACGACCGGGACAGTGCCGTACTTGAGACTGTACATCTGATTCAAGCCACACGGCTCATAGGCAGACGGCATGAGAAAAATGTCGCTACCGGCTTCGATCGTATGCGCCAAATCTTCATTGTAGCCACGATAAAAACACACGGCGCCAGGTGCCGCCTGTTGAAGCGCCTCAAAAAACCTTTCGTACTGGGGCTCTCCACTTCCCAACACCACCACTGAAAACGGGCGCCGAGCAAGCAATGCCGGCAACACTCCCTGCATCAGCACAATCCCCTTTTGCGATGCGAGTCGGGTCACAATGCCGACGAGCGGTCGATCGGGATCGACGTCAAGCCCCATTTGTCTCATGAGCTCGGTTTTACAGAGACGCTTCCCGGACAAATCATCCGATGTATAGTTCGCCGGTATGCGCTTGTCGACAGCCGGATCCCACTCACCATAGTCGACCCCATTCAGAATACCGACGAGCCGGTCGGACCGCGCACGCAATACGCCGTCTAGGCCCATCCCGTACTCCTCGCCTTGAATCTCTCGGGCATACGTGGGACTCACGGTTGTGAGCGCATCGGCGTGGAGCAAACCGGTCTTGAGAAAATTAATACGACCCGCATTGAGGTCATCCTGGTGAAGCATATGCGCGTGCTCGCCAAGATGGAGATCATTGAGTACCGACCGGTCAAACACACCTTGATAACCGATGTTATGAATCGTGAGAACCGATTTGGTCTTAGTAAACAAACTGTCCCACGCATAAATACTGCGCAAATAAAGCGGAACAAGCGACGTATGCCAGTCGTGGCAATGAAACACATCGGGCGCAAACCCCATGCGCTGACACATCTCTATGGCCGCACGAGACAACAAAACGAAACGCAGATGCTCGTCGTCATCGTTGGTATAGAGCCCTGGGCGATCGTAAAGAACCGGGCAGCGCAGCAGATAAATAGTGAGGCCACTGTCCGGTAGCGTGACGTAATCGATGCTGTACTCGATATCCCAAGGACCAATCGGCACAGAGATGTTTTGCAAAAAGTCGACCGGCCTAGCAGCCAATCCGTCGAGGTTGAGCGTGGCGTAACGCGGCATCAGTACGCGAATATCATGACCGGCCTGGTGAAGATACGCGGACAGTGCCGCACTGACATCGGCAAGACCACCGGTCTTGGCAAGCGGCGCGAACTCGGAACTCGCCAGACAGATTTTTAGCGGAGATGGTGCCACAGCGTGAGTCATTCGAATGAGAGTATTGCGTGGTATTCTACACGCAGAAGCAATGTGCTGTCCGCTTTTATCGAGACCGCGCGCACCATCTCAAAACTATTTTGGCAACAGGGTAAACGCTGTTATGAATGTGCTGATGATCTCTCCGGGTTACCCGGCCGATATGCCCGAGTTTGCTCGCGGGCTGTCTGAAAGCGGCGCACGTGTCTTCGGAGTGGGCGATCAGCCCGGCGGCGCCCTACCTGATCAAGTTAAGGCTGCACTCAGCAAATATGTCCAGGTGCGCACTCTTTGGGATACAAGAGAGGTCATCCGATCGCTTACCGACGCGCTTCGCGGCCATACGCTGGACAGCATCGAGTGCCTCTGGGAGCCCGGCATCATGCTAGCCGCCGAACTTCGAGAACACTTCGGTACGCCAGGCTCGACAACCGAACACGCTCGACTGTTCCGCGATAAAGAGGCGATGAAAGTCGCTCTCGATCGAGCGGGAATTCGCACACCGCGACACCGAGCGGTAGACAGTGTGGCGGGCTGCTGGGAAGCCGTTGAAGAAATTGGTTTTCCCGTCATTCTCAAACCGATTGATGGCGCAGGATCGGCGGATACCTATCGGGTGAATACACCCGACGAATTGCGCGACGTGTTACCGCGTTTGCGACACGTCCCAACTATCAGCATTGAAGAATTTATCGACGGCGAGGAATACACGTTCGACACCATCAGTATCAACGGCGAGATCGCCTTCCACAACATCGCGTGGTACCGCCCGCGCCCTCTCGTTGCCCGCAGCAATGAGTGGATTAGCCCTCAGGTGATCGCGTTGCGCGACGTGGAGAGTGACACGCTCGCAGAGGGCGTGCGCATGGGTCACGAGGTGCTGCGTGCTCTGGCGTTTGGTACCGGTTTTACGCATATGGAATGGTATAAAAAGGCGGATGGTGAAGTGGTATTTGGTGAGATTGGCGGACGGCCTCCCGGCGCGCACCAAGTCGATCAAATGAAATTCGCGTGCGATTTCGACGTGTTTAAAGCGTGGGGCCAAGCGATCTCGCAGGGCGTGTTACGCGAACCATTCGGGCGAC
This Pseudomonadota bacterium DNA region includes the following protein-coding sequences:
- the glgA gene encoding glycogen synthase GlgA — protein: MAPSPLKICLASSEFAPLAKTGGLADVSAALSAYLHQAGHDIRVLMPRYATLNLDGLAARPVDFLQNISVPIGPWDIEYSIDYVTLPDSGLTIYLLRCPVLYDRPGLYTNDDDEHLRFVLLSRAAIEMCQRMGFAPDVFHCHDWHTSLVPLYLRSIYAWDSLFTKTKSVLTIHNIGYQGVFDRSVLNDLHLGEHAHMLHQDDLNAGRINFLKTGLLHADALTTVSPTYAREIQGEEYGMGLDGVLRARSDRLVGILNGVDYGEWDPAVDKRIPANYTSDDLSGKRLCKTELMRQMGLDVDPDRPLVGIVTRLASQKGIVLMQGVLPALLARRPFSVVVLGSGEPQYERFFEALQQAAPGAVCFYRGYNEDLAHTIEAGSDIFLMPSAYEPCGLNQMYSLKYGTVPVVRRTGGLADSVVQIDPSAGTGTGVVFDHYDESGLAWALNRTLDLYERTELWRRLMRNGMQQDFSWQRQGERYVSLFRLLK
- a CDS encoding ATP-grasp domain-containing protein, with amino-acid sequence MNVLMISPGYPADMPEFARGLSESGARVFGVGDQPGGALPDQVKAALSKYVQVRTLWDTREVIRSLTDALRGHTLDSIECLWEPGIMLAAELREHFGTPGSTTEHARLFRDKEAMKVALDRAGIRTPRHRAVDSVAGCWEAVEEIGFPVILKPIDGAGSADTYRVNTPDELRDVLPRLRHVPTISIEEFIDGEEYTFDTISINGEIAFHNIAWYRPRPLVARSNEWISPQVIALRDVESDTLAEGVRMGHEVLRALAFGTGFTHMEWYKKADGEVVFGEIGGRPPGAHQVDQMKFACDFDVFKAWGQAISQGVLREPFGRHHNVATIYKRARGVGRISHVEGADVLQREFGEHVVWNTLLPPGKHRRDWRKTLVSDGFIMLRHPDLQTTLDMADKVGSDLHLFAE